AAACACACCACGGCGTTGTCGACAGACTCCCTCCTAGTAACCAGCGAAGGCAATAAAAATGACAGCAGCCATCAACAAGCTCCCTTTCTGACTTTGTGGGGTGAATTTACAGCTGCTTAAAACAGAGGAGCTGTCACCAAGCCCGAGATCGCAGAGCGGTTACCGAGCAGCGAGGTGCAGGGCGTGGAAACGGAGTGAGCCCGAGTGAGCGAGATGAGCCCCCGGGCCTGGCCTGGCTGGCGGCCTTGGGACCTTCAGTGTCATGCAAACTGGCCCAGGGCTTCTGCTTCAGAGTGCTCTGGCTTTTCCAAGTCATCCACTAAATATTCTGGAAGAGAGCGTGGCTAGGGAGTGGTGGTACATCGGCTCAAATCCCCCAGGACAGAAAAGGCTGACTTTCAACAGAATAGTTAGGGGACTCGGGAAGGAGGGGGGGTTGTTTTACATTATATTCTTAGAGTGGGAACCATCCAAACTTTGAGaatggaagaagcagagagagccaggtgtggtgcacgcctttaatccaagcacttgggtggcagaggatcactgaattcaaggccaccctgagactacatagtgaattgcaggtcagcctggactagagtgaaaccctacctcaaaacccagataaattttttaaaaagtacaaagaatattattattatcaaagggactagaaagatggctcagtagttaaggcacttccctgccctgcaaagcttaaggacctgggttcaattacccagtatccatgtaaagcctgatgcatagggtggtggtgcatgcatctgaatttcatttgcagggctaaaggccctaggcatgcccattctctctctctctctctcccttctctctctctgcctttctttcttctatctccaataaataaatagataatatatattattatttattttgatagagaggcagagaaagagagagaatgggcacaccagggcctttagccactgaaaatgaacaacagacaggagcgcccccttgtgtgcatgtgcaatattgcatgcttgcatcactgcacctGGCTGCCTGGGATCTGGAGATACGAACGGGaattcttaggctccacaggcaagtgccttaaccactaagccatctctccagccccaaagtccatatttaaaagaaagaataaggaaaCATTTCATATGGAATCAATCATTTATGAATCCAAGGATAACCTCAGTACAACAGAATCCTAACACCCAGGATTCTGGCACAGAAATCCTCTTCAAAGACGGCCCTGAGTACTTCTGCTGAGTGCAGTAGAGACGTTGGCTGAAGCTAAAGGCAGGTGGGGAATGGACATAGGGACAGGAGTGGGCACTGATAAGAGTTTGGGGACCAGAGGCAAGGCAAAAACATCAGCAGTTATTAAAACTATACAACCCTTCTGTTACCCAGGCATGTTCTAGGACACTGCTTTCTCATACGGGGAGAGACACAGCATGATAGAGGAATTGAAACACGTGAGGAAGATGATTCTATGCACCCACGAACACACACGAGAAAAGCAATAAATGCATAGAGAGCTCAATGACTATAGCTTCATTGGGTTTGGATCGGCTGGGCAGGAAAGAGCTCCCTTCAAAGGAACAAAGAGTGGACCAGAAATCTTGGGAATGTGGGGAAAACAGCCTTTTGGAAAGTGACTGGTGTATCTTCAAAGTGAAGAAAAGAGTGAGTCCAAagggcaggaaagagggtcactcAGTGTTTCTGCTTGTCCAGGTGGCATTGCCCAGGtcaaagaagacacaaaaatGTTGGTGTCCATGATGccactcactctttttttttttttaattagatatatttatttatttgagagacaggcagatagagagaatgggcttgccggggcctctacccactacagACTCCAGGCACATCTtctaccacgtgcatctggcttttgtgtgtactggggaatggaacctgggtccttaggctttgcaggcaagtgccttaaccactaagccatctccccagcccttcccttACTCTTAGTAAGTCCCACTACTAGGGCGGGCACTTGAAAGCTAACCACTTCTGATTGGATGCTGGCATCAGTCAATTATTCTGTGATAACAAATCAGAATTCCCTAACTATTCAGTTACTGTTTCTAACCTAAATTGGTTAGGGACTAGAATTTTACATCCTCATTTTTTAGTTTCTACTGGGAAGATTGGTTCCAGGACTCCCCAGAGATCATAACCCCCCAGATGTTCAAGTCCTTTATGAAAATGCTtcagtatttgcatataaccaAACATTTTCCTATTTACCTTAAATCAATGTAATACTTAACACAACGTAAACATTATGTAAATAGTTGCTGTACTGTGTTGTTTGGGAAGTCATGACATGGAAAAGTCTATACAGGTTCAGTAGACAtacattttttccccccaaatattATCAAACCACCATTTCTTGAGTGTCTGAGCGCTGGATACAGAGGAGACACAGAGTTCCCAAGTTTCAACCAGCAATCCTGACTTCAGAGAAACCCTGGCCCGGCTCAGGGAGACTGTGGGCCCTGGGAAGTCCCACGCTGTGACGTCTTCTTCGTCTCTCTGCATTCAGTGGCTGTGTCCCGGCCAGCACTGTTAGAACCTTCGCTGACCCTCCTAGACTCTACAGCAGCCGCTCTTCACTAAGCCAGCCTCGTTAAGTGAGTCTCGGATTGTGCCTTGTGTTCCGTTGCGAAGGTGCTCTGGAGCATTCTCCAAGAGGAGCAGGCTCTGGAGGGCCAACCAGGGAACCAAAACCACCATTCATTTCTCCATTCCTGGGGCAAAGAGGTCCAGGGACTGCAAACACTCAGATGACAAAGCATTTTGGAgcccagcccccatgtaaagcTGATTCTGCAACCAGCCAGGAGAAGGGAGCCTCCTGGCTACGGGATGAAAGAAGCAAATGAAACCCCAAACTTTGAGGTGAAGGGGTgcttttctgatttttgtgctCTGGGGTATTTTAGAGGCCTTAGGAACTTAAGAATTAAAGGGATTAATGGAGTCTATTTGAGAGTAGAATTCATTTCTTAATCTTTTAAGggcattgtattttctttttcttttcttttttcttttcttttcacttaaCCTAAGCATTGAGAGTTTGTCCTGGATTAAGTTTCCCAAATGGCTCCATTACTGAGAACTCAGCCTTGTACAAAATGTCAAGGCTGCAGGAGAAAGAGTTTCAGGGTGGGGTTGGCCCCCAAATTGTCACGTTGGGGACACAGTGATCTTTCAGGGACAAGGTGGAACTGCTGCAAGAGATGCAGTAAGTGGAGGGCAAAGGACCTCAGGGATGTCCCTTTCCACATGAAGAAGTGGTCCtattggtgctggaaagaagtgaccagagtgctcagcactgcaatatctctatcacaccttccaaggctcaggtccattgcggaagagggggcagaaagaatgtaagagccaaaggaagggtaggactccttataacgtgcttccctcagacacaaaatggcctggatatccatgacctcacagtgcctgacactacctacacaagaccctcatagcaggaggaaaagatgatgacatcaaaataaaatagagactgatggagagggggaggggatatgatggagagggagtttcaaaagggaaagcggggggaggggggtattaccatgggatattttttataatcatgtaagttgttaataaaaatttgaaaaaaaaacacaaaaaaacagaagaggcCCTGTGTTTCGCAGCAGCTCGTGGCTCTTGAGCCCCAGTCTATAGtgtgggaagaggaggaagttCAGAGAAGCACAACGATTCCCACCCAGCACCTCTGGCCAGTCCTCTAACCGCCAGCAGATGACACAGGGTGACTCTGCTAATCACCTTCCATTCCTCTGCCTTCTCTGGAAGTCTCCAGCACTAAAGGTGTTGGTATTTCCATCTGAGAAAATATCGCGTTGCAAAAATGAACAGAATGACAAGCAAGAACAGAAATACAATGAGAAGGAAAAGGCCCACCGCTGTGATCCCACAGGAGACTGTGACATCAGAAATCCTGGCCCCCCTCAGGGACGGGGGGGTGGCACACCGCATCTCCTCCGTGTCCTCGAGCTTCGGCATGTTTTCTTTGCACCATGTTAAAAACTGGATGTTTGAACAGGAACAGTCCAGGGGGTTATAACTTAAATTAATGGTGCTCTGCTGAGACAAGATGCGGAGAACACGGGGCGAGATGAGAGAGATGCTGTTGGTGGCTACATTGAGGTAAATCCCCTTGAGATGGCTGAGAGCCTCGATGCTAGTGGATGTGAGGCTGTTGTGGCTCAGGTCGACGTGACTCAGCGTCTCAAGTCCTCTGAAAGCCTCCTGGTGTATGGAGGACAGAGCGCAGGAGGCTAAAATGAGAGTCTCCAAGGTGCGCACCGTCTGCAGAGGGTTGGCCTGCGGGATGCTCCCGTCTGCAAAGTGATTACCCTGTAAGTTCAGATGCCGGAGACTGGGCAAGCCGTCCAGCAGCCGCTGGTTGCCGAGGTCAAGGAGGCAGTGGGAGAGATTCAGAACCCGCAGGAAGGGGAGGTTCTGGAAAGGACTTTCTGGAACACGAACGCGTAAATGGGTAAATGCCAAGTCCAGGAGTTCGAGCCGAGGACATGCCTTGAACGCCTCTGTCTGGAGGCCCAGAGGCTCGTTGTAGCTCAGGTTCAAGCTTTGCAGGTGGGACAGGTTTTGAAGTTGCCGATTGCAACAATCCTCCTCGATATCATTGTGACTCAAGTCCAGCTCACGGAGATTTTCTAGCTTCTCCAAACAGCCCACGCCAAGGTGAAGTCGCTTCATGTTGCCTTTGAGGTGCAGGTGTGTGAGGGAGGGGAAATTAGCCGCTTGGATTTGACACAGGTCTTCAAATTTATTTGCGCTGAGAACTAATTTCTTGAGCGAGTTCATGGTCTCAATCCCAGCAGGTAATTCCGCCAGGTGAGTGGCTGTCAAATCCAGCTCCTGGAGACCCGAGAAGCACTGAAACGTGGCAGAGGAAAGCTCCGAGAAATGATGCTTCTGCAGGCTGAGGCTCTGCACAGACATGCCACAGAGCCCCTCCAACGTGGCCCGGCTGAGGTGTTGATCATCCGTGTCCACAAACGACCCCAGCCAGAGAGATTGAACTGTTGAGTTCTGCAGACCCCTGAGTATAAGCGACACATCGAGGCTTCCTCCAAAGTTCAAGCTCCCGAAGACGGTTGACCtgaaggccccaggttcgattcctctgATGTCATTGCCGTTGAGGTTGAGGCTGAGGTTGGTGGCCTGGTGCAGAGAGCTGGTCTCGTCTCGAGACAGGTAGCGTATGGCGTTATTCTGGAAATCCAGGATTTGCAGCTTCTCTGTCGGGAAGTCTCTGGGGAGCTGAATGGAGGAAATACGGTTGCTTCCAAGATACAAACTTTCCAAGTTGTCCAGATTGTGCACTGGGAGAAACTCAAGACTGGTGATC
The Jaculus jaculus isolate mJacJac1 chromosome 20, mJacJac1.mat.Y.cur, whole genome shotgun sequence genome window above contains:
- the Cd180 gene encoding CD180 antigen, coding for MAPRDVGCRFLAVLILASCEAIASSDRMCTEREVNRTYSCEHLGLSELPDTLPNSTEVLEFGFNFLPVIQNTTFGRLLNLTFLDLTRCQINWIREDTFQSHHQLSTLVLTANPLIFLTERAFSGPKSLRHLSLIQTGITSLEFLPVHNLDNLESLYLGSNRISSIQLPRDFPTEKLQILDFQNNAIRYLSRDETSSLHQATNLSLNLNGNDIRGIEPGAFRSTVFGSLNFGGSLDVSLILRGLQNSTVQSLWLGSFVDTDDQHLSRATLEGLCGMSVQSLSLQKHHFSELSSATFQCFSGLQELDLTATHLAELPAGIETMNSLKKLVLSANKFEDLCQIQAANFPSLTHLHLKGNMKRLHLGVGCLEKLENLRELDLSHNDIEEDCCNRQLQNLSHLQSLNLSYNEPLGLQTEAFKACPRLELLDLAFTHLRVRVPESPFQNLPFLRVLNLSHCLLDLGNQRLLDGLPSLRHLNLQGNHFADGSIPQANPLQTVRTLETLILASCALSSIHQEAFRGLETLSHVDLSHNSLTSTSIEALSHLKGIYLNVATNSISLISPRVLRILSQQSTINLSYNPLDCSCSNIQFLTWCKENMPKLEDTEEMRCATPPSLRGARISDVTVSCGITAVGLFLLIVFLFLLVILFIFATRYFLRWKYQHL